Proteins from a genomic interval of Zonotrichia leucophrys gambelii isolate GWCS_2022_RI unplaced genomic scaffold, RI_Zleu_2.0 Scaffold_48_389894, whole genome shotgun sequence:
- the SLC44A2 gene encoding choline transporter-like protein 2 isoform X1, translating into MAMDRAAGRRDPNGDYGTPQKYDPTFKGPIYDRGCTDIICCVLLVVAIVGYVVVGVVAWTHGDPRKVIHPTDSRGQFCGQPGTPNEKKPFLFYFDIVKCASPLVLLEFQCPTTQICVSKCPDRYLTYLTAVGSPASLEYYRNFCTPEYKGTQKAALNVLKDRECPAMLIPSTPLARRCFPAIQAKQGVIMVGNKTTFEDGWGNHRNVTELLEGAKKANVVLETRQLAMKIFEDYTVSWYWIIIGLVIAMVASLIFIVLLRFLAGVMVWVMIVMVILVLGYGIFHCYMEYAKLKGEAGSDMSLADLGFQTDLRVYLHLRQTWLAFLIILCVLELVIILLLIFLRKRILIAIALIKEASRAIGHVMSSLLFPLCTFFLLCLCIAYWASTAVFLSTSNEAVYKVFNESACPFAGQTCRPETFNSSNVTRLCPDAQCLFAFYGGETAYHRYLVVLQFFNVFMFFWLANFVIALGQVTLAGAFASYYWAFKKPDDMPAFPLFSAFGRALRYHTGSLAFGSLILAIVQVIRVILEYLDHRLKAAENKFAKFLLSCLKCCFWCLEKFLKFLNRNAYIMIAVYGTNFCTSARNAFFLLMRNIIRVAVLDKVTDFLFFLGKLLIVGSVGILAFFFFTQRIKLVQDTAPPLNYYWVPILTVIVGSYLIAHGFFSVYGMCVDTLFLCFCEDLERNDGSPERPYYMSPELSEILLKGHLEPSKSADSQG; encoded by the exons GAACGCCACAGAAATATGACCCGACTTTCAAAGGGCCCATCTATGACAG gggctgcaccgACATCATCTGCTGCGTCCTGCTGGTGGTGGCCATCGTGGGCTACGTCGTGGTGGGCGTCGTGG cctgGACGCACGGGGACCCGCGCAAGGTGATCCACCCCACGGACAGCCGCGGGCAGTTCTGCGGGCAGCCGGGGACCCCCAACGA gaaaaaacctttccttttttactttGACATCGTCAAGTGTGCGAGCccgctggtgctgctggagttCCAGTGCCCGACCACGCAG aTCTGTGTCAGCAAGTGCCCGGACCGGTACCTGACGTACCTGACGGCCGTGGGCAGCCCCGCGTCGCTCGAGTATTACCGCAATTTCTGCACCCCCGAGTACAAGGGCACGCAGAAG GCTGCCCTCAACGTGCTCAAGGACAGGGAGTGTCCGGCCATGCTCATTCCCAGCACCCCGC tggCGCGGAGATGCTTCCCGGCCATCCAGGCCAAGCAGGGCGTCATCATGGTGGGCAACAAGACAACATTCGAGGACGGCTGGGGGAACCACAGGAACGTCACCGAGCTGCTGGAAGGGGCCAA GAAAGCCAACGTGGTGCTGGAGACGCGGCAGCTGGCCATGAAGATCTTCGAGGATTACACGGTGTCCTGGTACTGGATCATCAT AGGCCTCGTCATTGCCATGGTGGCCAGCCTCATCTTCATCGTGCTGCTGCGCTTCCTGGCGGGCGTCATGGTGTGGGTGATGATCGTGATGGTGATCCTGGTGCTGGGATACG GAATCTTCCACTGCTACATGGAGTACGCCAAGCTGAAAGGGGAAGCGGGCTCGGATATGTCCCTGGCAGACCTGGGCTTCCAGACCGACCTCCGTGTGTACCTGCACCTGCGGCAGACGTGGCTGGCGTTCC TGATCATCCTGTGCGTGCTGGAGCTGGTGATTATCCTGCTGCTCATCTTCCTGCGCAAGAGGATCCTCATCGCCATCGCGCTCATCAAGGAGGCCAGCAG GGCCATCGGTCACGTCATGTCGTCGCTGCTGTTCCCCTTGTGCACCTTCTtcttgctgtgcctctgcatcGCCTACTGGGCCAGCACGGCCGT CTTCCTGTCCACCTCCAACGAGGCCGTTTACAAGGTGTTCAATGAATCCGCGTGCCCGTTCGCCGGGCAGACCTGCAGGCCCGAG ACCTTCAACAGCAGCAACGTCACCAGGCTGTGCCCCGACGCGCAGTGCCTGTTCGCGTTCTACGGCGGCGAGACCGCCTACCACCGCTACCTCGTCGTGCTGCAGTTCTTCAACGTCTTCATGTTCTTCTGGCTCGCCAACTTCGTCATCGCGCTGGGCCAGGTGACGCTGGCGGGCGCCTTCGCCTCCTACTACTGGGCCTTCAAGAAGCCCGACGACATGCCGGCCTTCCCGCTCTTCTCCGCCTTCGGCCGCGCGCTGCG GTACCACACGGGCTCGCTGGCCTTCGGCTCGCTGATCCTGGCCATCGTGCAGGTGATCAGGGTCATCCTGGAGTACCTGGACCACCGGCTGAAAg CCGCCGAGAACAAGTTTGCCAAGttcctgctgagctgcctcAAGTGCTGCTTCTGGTGCCTGGAGAAATTCCTCAAGTTCCTCAACAGGAACGCCTACATCATG ATCGCCGTCTACGGCACCAACTTCTGCACCTCGGCGCGGAACGCGTTCTTCCTGCTGATGAGGAACATCATCAG GGTGGCCGTGTTGGATAAAGTCACGgatttcctcttcttcctcggCAAGCTCCTCATCGTGGGAAGCGTGG GGATCCTcgccttcttcttcttcacgCAGCGGATAAAGCTGGTGCAGGACACGGCGCCGCCGCTCAATTACTACTGGGTGCCGATTCTG ACGGTGATCGTGGGCTCCTACCTCATTGCCCACGGCTTCTTCAGCGTCTACGGCATGTGCGTGGACACCCTGTTCCTCTGCTTCT GCGAAGATCTGGAGAGAAACGATGGATCTCCGGAGAGGCCTTACTACATGTCCCCCGAGCTGAGCGAGATCCTGCTGAAGGGGCACCTCGAGCCTTCCAAAAGCGCCGATAGCCAAGGCTAG
- the SLC44A2 gene encoding choline transporter-like protein 2 isoform X2 → MGGHGDSYYGKHGTPQKYDPTFKGPIYDRGCTDIICCVLLVVAIVGYVVVGVVAWTHGDPRKVIHPTDSRGQFCGQPGTPNEKKPFLFYFDIVKCASPLVLLEFQCPTTQICVSKCPDRYLTYLTAVGSPASLEYYRNFCTPEYKGTQKAALNVLKDRECPAMLIPSTPLARRCFPAIQAKQGVIMVGNKTTFEDGWGNHRNVTELLEGAKKANVVLETRQLAMKIFEDYTVSWYWIIIGLVIAMVASLIFIVLLRFLAGVMVWVMIVMVILVLGYGIFHCYMEYAKLKGEAGSDMSLADLGFQTDLRVYLHLRQTWLAFLIILCVLELVIILLLIFLRKRILIAIALIKEASRAIGHVMSSLLFPLCTFFLLCLCIAYWASTAVFLSTSNEAVYKVFNESACPFAGQTCRPETFNSSNVTRLCPDAQCLFAFYGGETAYHRYLVVLQFFNVFMFFWLANFVIALGQVTLAGAFASYYWAFKKPDDMPAFPLFSAFGRALRYHTGSLAFGSLILAIVQVIRVILEYLDHRLKAAENKFAKFLLSCLKCCFWCLEKFLKFLNRNAYIMIAVYGTNFCTSARNAFFLLMRNIIRVAVLDKVTDFLFFLGKLLIVGSVGILAFFFFTQRIKLVQDTAPPLNYYWVPILTVIVGSYLIAHGFFSVYGMCVDTLFLCFCEDLERNDGSPERPYYMSPELSEILLKGHLEPSKSADSQG, encoded by the exons atggggggacacggggacagctaCTACGGCAAACACG GAACGCCACAGAAATATGACCCGACTTTCAAAGGGCCCATCTATGACAG gggctgcaccgACATCATCTGCTGCGTCCTGCTGGTGGTGGCCATCGTGGGCTACGTCGTGGTGGGCGTCGTGG cctgGACGCACGGGGACCCGCGCAAGGTGATCCACCCCACGGACAGCCGCGGGCAGTTCTGCGGGCAGCCGGGGACCCCCAACGA gaaaaaacctttccttttttactttGACATCGTCAAGTGTGCGAGCccgctggtgctgctggagttCCAGTGCCCGACCACGCAG aTCTGTGTCAGCAAGTGCCCGGACCGGTACCTGACGTACCTGACGGCCGTGGGCAGCCCCGCGTCGCTCGAGTATTACCGCAATTTCTGCACCCCCGAGTACAAGGGCACGCAGAAG GCTGCCCTCAACGTGCTCAAGGACAGGGAGTGTCCGGCCATGCTCATTCCCAGCACCCCGC tggCGCGGAGATGCTTCCCGGCCATCCAGGCCAAGCAGGGCGTCATCATGGTGGGCAACAAGACAACATTCGAGGACGGCTGGGGGAACCACAGGAACGTCACCGAGCTGCTGGAAGGGGCCAA GAAAGCCAACGTGGTGCTGGAGACGCGGCAGCTGGCCATGAAGATCTTCGAGGATTACACGGTGTCCTGGTACTGGATCATCAT AGGCCTCGTCATTGCCATGGTGGCCAGCCTCATCTTCATCGTGCTGCTGCGCTTCCTGGCGGGCGTCATGGTGTGGGTGATGATCGTGATGGTGATCCTGGTGCTGGGATACG GAATCTTCCACTGCTACATGGAGTACGCCAAGCTGAAAGGGGAAGCGGGCTCGGATATGTCCCTGGCAGACCTGGGCTTCCAGACCGACCTCCGTGTGTACCTGCACCTGCGGCAGACGTGGCTGGCGTTCC TGATCATCCTGTGCGTGCTGGAGCTGGTGATTATCCTGCTGCTCATCTTCCTGCGCAAGAGGATCCTCATCGCCATCGCGCTCATCAAGGAGGCCAGCAG GGCCATCGGTCACGTCATGTCGTCGCTGCTGTTCCCCTTGTGCACCTTCTtcttgctgtgcctctgcatcGCCTACTGGGCCAGCACGGCCGT CTTCCTGTCCACCTCCAACGAGGCCGTTTACAAGGTGTTCAATGAATCCGCGTGCCCGTTCGCCGGGCAGACCTGCAGGCCCGAG ACCTTCAACAGCAGCAACGTCACCAGGCTGTGCCCCGACGCGCAGTGCCTGTTCGCGTTCTACGGCGGCGAGACCGCCTACCACCGCTACCTCGTCGTGCTGCAGTTCTTCAACGTCTTCATGTTCTTCTGGCTCGCCAACTTCGTCATCGCGCTGGGCCAGGTGACGCTGGCGGGCGCCTTCGCCTCCTACTACTGGGCCTTCAAGAAGCCCGACGACATGCCGGCCTTCCCGCTCTTCTCCGCCTTCGGCCGCGCGCTGCG GTACCACACGGGCTCGCTGGCCTTCGGCTCGCTGATCCTGGCCATCGTGCAGGTGATCAGGGTCATCCTGGAGTACCTGGACCACCGGCTGAAAg CCGCCGAGAACAAGTTTGCCAAGttcctgctgagctgcctcAAGTGCTGCTTCTGGTGCCTGGAGAAATTCCTCAAGTTCCTCAACAGGAACGCCTACATCATG ATCGCCGTCTACGGCACCAACTTCTGCACCTCGGCGCGGAACGCGTTCTTCCTGCTGATGAGGAACATCATCAG GGTGGCCGTGTTGGATAAAGTCACGgatttcctcttcttcctcggCAAGCTCCTCATCGTGGGAAGCGTGG GGATCCTcgccttcttcttcttcacgCAGCGGATAAAGCTGGTGCAGGACACGGCGCCGCCGCTCAATTACTACTGGGTGCCGATTCTG ACGGTGATCGTGGGCTCCTACCTCATTGCCCACGGCTTCTTCAGCGTCTACGGCATGTGCGTGGACACCCTGTTCCTCTGCTTCT GCGAAGATCTGGAGAGAAACGATGGATCTCCGGAGAGGCCTTACTACATGTCCCCCGAGCTGAGCGAGATCCTGCTGAAGGGGCACCTCGAGCCTTCCAAAAGCGCCGATAGCCAAGGCTAG
- the SLC44A2 gene encoding choline transporter-like protein 2 isoform X3, with the protein MAMDRAAGRRDPNGDYGTPQKYDPTFKGPIYDRGCTDIICCVLLVVAIVGYVVVGVVAWTHGDPRKVIHPTDSRGQFCGQPGTPNEKKPFLFYFDIVKCASPLVLLEFQCPTTQICVSKCPDRYLTYLTAVGSPASLEYYRNFCTPEYKGTQKAALNVLKDRECPAMLIPSTPLARRCFPAIQAKQGVIMVGNKTTFEDGWGNHRNVTELLEGAKKANVVLETRQLAMKIFEDYTVSWYWIIIGLVIAMVASLIFIVLLRFLAGVMVWVMIVMVILVLGYGIFHCYMEYAKLKGEAGSDMSLADLGFQTDLRVYLHLRQTWLAFLIILCVLELVIILLLIFLRKRILIAIALIKEASRAIGHVMSSLLFPLCTFFLLCLCIAYWASTAVFLSTSNEAVYKVFNESACPFAGQTCRPETFNSSNVTRLCPDAQCLFAFYGGETAYHRYLVVLQFFNVFMFFWLANFVIALGQVTLAGAFASYYWAFKKPDDMPAFPLFSAFGRALRYHTGSLAFGSLILAIVQVIRVILEYLDHRLKAAENKFAKFLLSCLKCCFWCLEKFLKFLNRNAYIMIAVYGTNFCTSARNAFFLLMRNIIRVAVLDKVTDFLFFLGKLLIVGSVGILAFFFFTQRIKLVQDTAPPLNYYWVPILTVIVGSYLIAHGFFSVYGMCVDTLFLCFLEDLERNDGSAEKPYFMSQDLRKLLKKSNKGQPEA; encoded by the exons GAACGCCACAGAAATATGACCCGACTTTCAAAGGGCCCATCTATGACAG gggctgcaccgACATCATCTGCTGCGTCCTGCTGGTGGTGGCCATCGTGGGCTACGTCGTGGTGGGCGTCGTGG cctgGACGCACGGGGACCCGCGCAAGGTGATCCACCCCACGGACAGCCGCGGGCAGTTCTGCGGGCAGCCGGGGACCCCCAACGA gaaaaaacctttccttttttactttGACATCGTCAAGTGTGCGAGCccgctggtgctgctggagttCCAGTGCCCGACCACGCAG aTCTGTGTCAGCAAGTGCCCGGACCGGTACCTGACGTACCTGACGGCCGTGGGCAGCCCCGCGTCGCTCGAGTATTACCGCAATTTCTGCACCCCCGAGTACAAGGGCACGCAGAAG GCTGCCCTCAACGTGCTCAAGGACAGGGAGTGTCCGGCCATGCTCATTCCCAGCACCCCGC tggCGCGGAGATGCTTCCCGGCCATCCAGGCCAAGCAGGGCGTCATCATGGTGGGCAACAAGACAACATTCGAGGACGGCTGGGGGAACCACAGGAACGTCACCGAGCTGCTGGAAGGGGCCAA GAAAGCCAACGTGGTGCTGGAGACGCGGCAGCTGGCCATGAAGATCTTCGAGGATTACACGGTGTCCTGGTACTGGATCATCAT AGGCCTCGTCATTGCCATGGTGGCCAGCCTCATCTTCATCGTGCTGCTGCGCTTCCTGGCGGGCGTCATGGTGTGGGTGATGATCGTGATGGTGATCCTGGTGCTGGGATACG GAATCTTCCACTGCTACATGGAGTACGCCAAGCTGAAAGGGGAAGCGGGCTCGGATATGTCCCTGGCAGACCTGGGCTTCCAGACCGACCTCCGTGTGTACCTGCACCTGCGGCAGACGTGGCTGGCGTTCC TGATCATCCTGTGCGTGCTGGAGCTGGTGATTATCCTGCTGCTCATCTTCCTGCGCAAGAGGATCCTCATCGCCATCGCGCTCATCAAGGAGGCCAGCAG GGCCATCGGTCACGTCATGTCGTCGCTGCTGTTCCCCTTGTGCACCTTCTtcttgctgtgcctctgcatcGCCTACTGGGCCAGCACGGCCGT CTTCCTGTCCACCTCCAACGAGGCCGTTTACAAGGTGTTCAATGAATCCGCGTGCCCGTTCGCCGGGCAGACCTGCAGGCCCGAG ACCTTCAACAGCAGCAACGTCACCAGGCTGTGCCCCGACGCGCAGTGCCTGTTCGCGTTCTACGGCGGCGAGACCGCCTACCACCGCTACCTCGTCGTGCTGCAGTTCTTCAACGTCTTCATGTTCTTCTGGCTCGCCAACTTCGTCATCGCGCTGGGCCAGGTGACGCTGGCGGGCGCCTTCGCCTCCTACTACTGGGCCTTCAAGAAGCCCGACGACATGCCGGCCTTCCCGCTCTTCTCCGCCTTCGGCCGCGCGCTGCG GTACCACACGGGCTCGCTGGCCTTCGGCTCGCTGATCCTGGCCATCGTGCAGGTGATCAGGGTCATCCTGGAGTACCTGGACCACCGGCTGAAAg CCGCCGAGAACAAGTTTGCCAAGttcctgctgagctgcctcAAGTGCTGCTTCTGGTGCCTGGAGAAATTCCTCAAGTTCCTCAACAGGAACGCCTACATCATG ATCGCCGTCTACGGCACCAACTTCTGCACCTCGGCGCGGAACGCGTTCTTCCTGCTGATGAGGAACATCATCAG GGTGGCCGTGTTGGATAAAGTCACGgatttcctcttcttcctcggCAAGCTCCTCATCGTGGGAAGCGTGG GGATCCTcgccttcttcttcttcacgCAGCGGATAAAGCTGGTGCAGGACACGGCGCCGCCGCTCAATTACTACTGGGTGCCGATTCTG ACGGTGATCGTGGGCTCCTACCTCATTGCCCACGGCTTCTTCAGCGTCTACGGCATGTGCGTGGACACCCTGTTCCTCTGCTTCT
- the SLC44A2 gene encoding choline transporter-like protein 2 isoform X4 gives MGGHGDSYYGKHGTPQKYDPTFKGPIYDRGCTDIICCVLLVVAIVGYVVVGVVAWTHGDPRKVIHPTDSRGQFCGQPGTPNEKKPFLFYFDIVKCASPLVLLEFQCPTTQICVSKCPDRYLTYLTAVGSPASLEYYRNFCTPEYKGTQKAALNVLKDRECPAMLIPSTPLARRCFPAIQAKQGVIMVGNKTTFEDGWGNHRNVTELLEGAKKANVVLETRQLAMKIFEDYTVSWYWIIIGLVIAMVASLIFIVLLRFLAGVMVWVMIVMVILVLGYGIFHCYMEYAKLKGEAGSDMSLADLGFQTDLRVYLHLRQTWLAFLIILCVLELVIILLLIFLRKRILIAIALIKEASRAIGHVMSSLLFPLCTFFLLCLCIAYWASTAVFLSTSNEAVYKVFNESACPFAGQTCRPETFNSSNVTRLCPDAQCLFAFYGGETAYHRYLVVLQFFNVFMFFWLANFVIALGQVTLAGAFASYYWAFKKPDDMPAFPLFSAFGRALRYHTGSLAFGSLILAIVQVIRVILEYLDHRLKAAENKFAKFLLSCLKCCFWCLEKFLKFLNRNAYIMIAVYGTNFCTSARNAFFLLMRNIIRVAVLDKVTDFLFFLGKLLIVGSVGILAFFFFTQRIKLVQDTAPPLNYYWVPILTVIVGSYLIAHGFFSVYGMCVDTLFLCFLEDLERNDGSAEKPYFMSQDLRKLLKKSNKGQPEA, from the exons atggggggacacggggacagctaCTACGGCAAACACG GAACGCCACAGAAATATGACCCGACTTTCAAAGGGCCCATCTATGACAG gggctgcaccgACATCATCTGCTGCGTCCTGCTGGTGGTGGCCATCGTGGGCTACGTCGTGGTGGGCGTCGTGG cctgGACGCACGGGGACCCGCGCAAGGTGATCCACCCCACGGACAGCCGCGGGCAGTTCTGCGGGCAGCCGGGGACCCCCAACGA gaaaaaacctttccttttttactttGACATCGTCAAGTGTGCGAGCccgctggtgctgctggagttCCAGTGCCCGACCACGCAG aTCTGTGTCAGCAAGTGCCCGGACCGGTACCTGACGTACCTGACGGCCGTGGGCAGCCCCGCGTCGCTCGAGTATTACCGCAATTTCTGCACCCCCGAGTACAAGGGCACGCAGAAG GCTGCCCTCAACGTGCTCAAGGACAGGGAGTGTCCGGCCATGCTCATTCCCAGCACCCCGC tggCGCGGAGATGCTTCCCGGCCATCCAGGCCAAGCAGGGCGTCATCATGGTGGGCAACAAGACAACATTCGAGGACGGCTGGGGGAACCACAGGAACGTCACCGAGCTGCTGGAAGGGGCCAA GAAAGCCAACGTGGTGCTGGAGACGCGGCAGCTGGCCATGAAGATCTTCGAGGATTACACGGTGTCCTGGTACTGGATCATCAT AGGCCTCGTCATTGCCATGGTGGCCAGCCTCATCTTCATCGTGCTGCTGCGCTTCCTGGCGGGCGTCATGGTGTGGGTGATGATCGTGATGGTGATCCTGGTGCTGGGATACG GAATCTTCCACTGCTACATGGAGTACGCCAAGCTGAAAGGGGAAGCGGGCTCGGATATGTCCCTGGCAGACCTGGGCTTCCAGACCGACCTCCGTGTGTACCTGCACCTGCGGCAGACGTGGCTGGCGTTCC TGATCATCCTGTGCGTGCTGGAGCTGGTGATTATCCTGCTGCTCATCTTCCTGCGCAAGAGGATCCTCATCGCCATCGCGCTCATCAAGGAGGCCAGCAG GGCCATCGGTCACGTCATGTCGTCGCTGCTGTTCCCCTTGTGCACCTTCTtcttgctgtgcctctgcatcGCCTACTGGGCCAGCACGGCCGT CTTCCTGTCCACCTCCAACGAGGCCGTTTACAAGGTGTTCAATGAATCCGCGTGCCCGTTCGCCGGGCAGACCTGCAGGCCCGAG ACCTTCAACAGCAGCAACGTCACCAGGCTGTGCCCCGACGCGCAGTGCCTGTTCGCGTTCTACGGCGGCGAGACCGCCTACCACCGCTACCTCGTCGTGCTGCAGTTCTTCAACGTCTTCATGTTCTTCTGGCTCGCCAACTTCGTCATCGCGCTGGGCCAGGTGACGCTGGCGGGCGCCTTCGCCTCCTACTACTGGGCCTTCAAGAAGCCCGACGACATGCCGGCCTTCCCGCTCTTCTCCGCCTTCGGCCGCGCGCTGCG GTACCACACGGGCTCGCTGGCCTTCGGCTCGCTGATCCTGGCCATCGTGCAGGTGATCAGGGTCATCCTGGAGTACCTGGACCACCGGCTGAAAg CCGCCGAGAACAAGTTTGCCAAGttcctgctgagctgcctcAAGTGCTGCTTCTGGTGCCTGGAGAAATTCCTCAAGTTCCTCAACAGGAACGCCTACATCATG ATCGCCGTCTACGGCACCAACTTCTGCACCTCGGCGCGGAACGCGTTCTTCCTGCTGATGAGGAACATCATCAG GGTGGCCGTGTTGGATAAAGTCACGgatttcctcttcttcctcggCAAGCTCCTCATCGTGGGAAGCGTGG GGATCCTcgccttcttcttcttcacgCAGCGGATAAAGCTGGTGCAGGACACGGCGCCGCCGCTCAATTACTACTGGGTGCCGATTCTG ACGGTGATCGTGGGCTCCTACCTCATTGCCCACGGCTTCTTCAGCGTCTACGGCATGTGCGTGGACACCCTGTTCCTCTGCTTCT